The Ignavibacteria bacterium genome window below encodes:
- a CDS encoding TRAP transporter large permease subunit, with the protein MMEYLIVLVALICIAIGTPLFIVLSIITIGSIYFLGDGMLTEMIADMFNAVNKDVLLAIPFFLVAGQIMTHGSIAKRLIDFAKATVGWMRGGLAVTAIFACLFFAAISGSSPVTVIAIGTMMFPALIKENYKENFSLGLITSAGSLGILIPPSIPMIIYAIVVSTPTHIISVADLFIAGVLPGLLIGLLLMVYSVITQKRNVDEIKIDFSFKQFVNSFKNGILALMLPIIILGGIYSGFFTPTEAAAAAVVYAFVVEVFIHRDLKIKDIPEIFIQSTSMMGTLFLIIVVAISFNQFLALERVPYQAAVWMSEFVSSPLMFLIVVNIFLLILGCFMDIMSAILIVGPLLGPMAVEFGIDPVHFAIIFIVNMEIGYLTPPMGLNLFVASSIFEKKIGQVIKSTIPFTLILLFALILISYIPSISMYLVEMFR; encoded by the coding sequence ATAATGGAATATTTGATAGTCCTCGTTGCCTTGATTTGTATTGCTATTGGGACTCCATTATTTATTGTTCTCTCAATCATTACGATAGGATCAATTTACTTTCTCGGCGACGGCATGCTTACCGAAATGATTGCTGATATGTTCAATGCAGTCAATAAAGATGTTCTGCTTGCGATTCCGTTTTTCTTAGTTGCCGGCCAAATCATGACCCACGGAAGTATTGCAAAAAGATTGATCGATTTTGCCAAAGCAACCGTTGGTTGGATGCGTGGCGGTCTTGCGGTTACTGCAATTTTTGCATGCCTTTTCTTTGCAGCAATTTCCGGTTCGTCCCCCGTTACAGTTATTGCGATTGGGACGATGATGTTTCCTGCTCTCATTAAAGAAAATTATAAAGAAAATTTTTCATTGGGATTGATAACTTCTGCAGGCTCGCTTGGAATTTTGATTCCACCGAGTATTCCAATGATAATCTATGCAATTGTTGTTTCCACACCGACACATATTATCTCTGTTGCAGATCTTTTTATTGCTGGCGTTCTCCCTGGTTTATTGATCGGCTTACTATTAATGGTGTACTCTGTAATCACTCAAAAACGAAATGTTGATGAAATTAAAATCGACTTTTCGTTTAAGCAATTTGTTAATTCGTTTAAGAATGGAATATTGGCGCTGATGCTTCCAATAATTATTCTTGGTGGAATTTACAGCGGATTTTTTACCCCAACCGAAGCAGCCGCGGCTGCAGTTGTTTATGCTTTTGTTGTTGAAGTATTTATTCACAGAGATTTGAAGATTAAAGATATCCCTGAAATTTTTATTCAAAGTACTTCGATGATGGGGACATTGTTTTTAATAATCGTAGTAGCTATAAGCTTTAATCAGTTTTTAGCTCTCGAGAGAGTGCCATATCAGGCAGCAGTTTGGATGAGTGAATTTGTTAGCTCGCCATTAATGTTTCTTATCGTAGTAAATATCTTTTTGCTAATACTTGGCTGCTTTATGGATATAATGTCAGCTATATTAATAGTCGGACCACTTCTAGGCCCAATGGCAGTTGAATTCGGAATTGATCCCGTTCACTTCGCAATTATTTTCATCGTAAATATGGAAATTGGATATCTTACTCCGCCAATGGGTTTGAATCTTTTTGTAGCATCGAGCATTTTCGAAAAGAAAATTGGACAGGTTATAAAATCAACTATTCCGTTCACCCTAATATTGCTGTTCGCTCTGATTTTAATCTCGTACATTCCATCCATCAGCATGTACTTGGTTGAAATGTTCAGATAA
- a CDS encoding tetratricopeptide repeat protein, with protein sequence MKHKVICLFFFLLMVAKAHSQSVSELLKQADELIEIKFDNVNQLKVMEQAYKLEPNNFEVLWRMSRAYVDYGEHLPDKTDAEKDQQLKQYEKSLDFANKSININPGSMIGYLHRAIANGRIALFKGVFKAISLVNSVKDDLEKAIRLNNGGNNHQSVAHYVLARAHAEVCEKPYLIRLPLTLGWGDRDDATTHYETAIKLRPNFIMFRVDAAKNYIELDEWQKAKEHLYSVANLPNLDEDDEVYRIETKKLLEEIKSR encoded by the coding sequence ATGAAGCACAAAGTAATTTGCTTATTCTTTTTTTTACTCATGGTTGCAAAAGCACATTCTCAATCCGTTTCTGAATTATTAAAGCAAGCGGACGAGTTAATTGAGATTAAGTTTGATAATGTAAATCAGTTAAAAGTTATGGAGCAAGCATATAAACTTGAACCAAACAACTTTGAAGTACTGTGGCGAATGTCGCGTGCCTATGTTGATTATGGCGAACATCTTCCCGATAAAACTGATGCAGAAAAAGATCAACAACTTAAACAATATGAAAAATCTTTGGACTTTGCTAATAAATCAATCAACATAAATCCCGGAAGCATGATCGGATACCTTCATCGAGCAATTGCGAATGGAAGGATTGCACTTTTCAAAGGAGTATTTAAAGCAATAAGTTTGGTCAATTCTGTTAAAGACGATCTTGAAAAAGCGATTCGACTTAACAACGGCGGGAATAATCATCAAAGTGTTGCACATTATGTTTTGGCTCGTGCGCATGCTGAAGTTTGCGAGAAGCCCTATCTCATCAGACTTCCATTAACACTCGGTTGGGGAGATCGTGATGACGCAACAACCCATTATGAAACCGCAATTAAGCTTCGTCCAAATTTTATAATGTTTCGAGTGGATGCAGCAAAAAATTATATTGAACTTGATGAATGGCAAAAAGCAAAAGAACATTTATATTCAGTCGCAAACCTGCCAAATCTCGATGAAGATGATGAAGTCTACAGAATTGAAACAAAAAAACTGCTGGAAGAAATCAAGTCACGATAA
- a CDS encoding TRAP transporter small permease — translation MIKILEAIDNYFSKFEKVFLVIAISVMTLVVFLDFTLREFFDSGFIWAKELAAFLMIWVGFVGASYATKENKHLVVGIPEKIFPKKVLPYVSLFVNAVVLAVTLFIAYLGFIYVAETKEFAERSLVLNIPLWIVQVIIPISLVIIAVRFSWITIQIFQGRISSIGAGGKEELSKKGLDK, via the coding sequence ATGATCAAAATCCTTGAAGCGATTGATAATTATTTCTCTAAATTTGAAAAGGTGTTTTTAGTCATTGCGATAAGTGTAATGACGCTTGTTGTTTTTCTCGATTTCACCTTAAGAGAATTTTTCGATAGTGGTTTTATCTGGGCAAAAGAGCTTGCTGCATTTTTAATGATATGGGTGGGATTTGTCGGTGCATCTTATGCAACTAAAGAGAACAAGCACTTAGTCGTTGGCATACCTGAAAAAATATTTCCCAAAAAAGTCCTGCCCTATGTTTCACTTTTTGTCAATGCCGTTGTATTGGCGGTTACATTATTTATAGCATACCTTGGATTCATTTATGTTGCTGAAACCAAAGAATTCGCCGAGAGATCGCTAGTACTAAATATTCCATTGTGGATTGTTCAAGTTATCATTCCAATTTCGCTTGTAATTATTGCTGTACGGTTTAGTTGGATCACAATTCAAATTTTTCAGGGAAGAATATCTTCAATCGGTGCAGGCGGTAAAGAAGAATTATCGAAGAAGGGTTTGGATAAATAA
- a CDS encoding TRAP transporter substrate-binding protein gives MMSSLRLHLRINTNKNMQKNFWSELMNFSSKITFSFFIIFLISMTFYGSKPLIQEVYEVRLATIAPEGTPWSDQLSAMKKRIEKESKGRVKFVTYTSGQLGGEIETLRSLQRGRIQAWGGSVGAVTSLVPELQLLELPYLFLNEKEVDYILDEVVFKSYSDILASKGFILHSWNENGWRHFASKNKPVLSPSDLKGLKIRSQESPIHIEMWKAFGASPVPISIPEVMSALQTGLVDGFDNSTLFTSATGWYQGVNYFVISGHMYQPGIIIYNKKYFDSLPKDIQDILLGDQKQEAKIGRTGVREIEPEIIKILEKDGVKVQKMSEAQREQFAKLARPVHPKFRNVVGASLYDRVQNALTEFRKKPSSK, from the coding sequence ATGATGTCATCCCTGAGATTACACCTGAGAATAAATACGAACAAGAATATGCAAAAAAACTTTTGGAGCGAGTTGATGAATTTTTCAAGTAAGATTACTTTTTCATTCTTTATAATTTTTTTAATTTCGATGACTTTTTATGGAAGCAAACCGCTAATTCAAGAAGTATATGAAGTACGATTAGCTACAATTGCACCCGAAGGAACGCCTTGGTCTGATCAATTAAGTGCGATGAAAAAGAGAATCGAGAAAGAAAGTAAAGGAAGAGTAAAATTTGTTACTTATACCAGCGGGCAGCTTGGCGGCGAGATCGAGACCTTGCGCTCCCTGCAACGCGGAAGAATTCAAGCATGGGGAGGTAGTGTCGGTGCGGTTACATCTCTTGTTCCGGAACTTCAACTGCTTGAATTGCCTTACTTATTTTTGAATGAAAAAGAAGTCGATTATATTCTCGACGAAGTTGTTTTCAAATCATATTCAGATATTCTTGCAAGCAAAGGATTCATTCTCCACAGCTGGAATGAAAATGGATGGAGACATTTTGCTTCAAAAAATAAACCAGTCCTCTCACCAAGTGATTTAAAAGGATTGAAAATAAGGTCGCAGGAAAGCCCAATTCATATCGAGATGTGGAAGGCATTCGGCGCATCACCAGTTCCCATATCTATTCCAGAAGTAATGAGTGCACTTCAAACAGGGCTTGTTGATGGATTTGATAATTCGACGTTATTTACCTCTGCGACCGGCTGGTACCAAGGAGTTAATTATTTTGTAATTTCCGGTCACATGTATCAGCCAGGAATAATTATTTACAATAAAAAATATTTTGATTCACTGCCAAAGGATATTCAAGACATTCTTCTTGGCGATCAAAAACAGGAAGCTAAGATTGGAAGAACAGGTGTTCGCGAAATTGAACCCGAAATCATTAAAATTCTTGAGAAAGACGGTGTGAAGGTTCAAAAGATGTCTGAGGCACAAAGGGAACAATTTGCAAAATTAGCCAGGCCGGTTCATCCAAAATTCAGAAATGTTGTTGGTGCATCTCTTTACGACAGAGTACAAAATGCATTAACCGAATTCAGAAAAAAACCCAGCAGTAAATGA